The following proteins are encoded in a genomic region of Hoeflea phototrophica DFL-43:
- a CDS encoding exodeoxyribonuclease VII small subunit produces MSQANEISAMSFEAAVAELEGIVEQLERGDVALDKSIEIYERGEALKAHCEKLLSAAEKRIEKIRLDRQGQAAGTEPLDAE; encoded by the coding sequence ATGAGCCAAGCCAACGAAATTTCAGCGATGAGCTTTGAAGCGGCGGTTGCCGAACTGGAAGGCATTGTCGAGCAGCTTGAACGCGGCGATGTGGCGCTCGACAAGTCGATCGAGATCTATGAGCGCGGCGAAGCGCTCAAGGCCCATTGCGAGAAATTGCTGTCTGCTGCGGAGAAGCGGATCGAGAAAATCCGTCTCGACCGGCAGGGCCAGGCGGCTGGAACGGAGCCGCTGGACGCGGAGTAA
- a CDS encoding histone deacetylase family protein: MTTFYYSNPICLEHEVPAGHPERPDRLRALEAVFEHENFNPLVRHLAPEAAAETVLTVHPENYLERIRSTIPESGMARIDEDTVAGPRAMEAALISVGGAMAAVDAVFGGQADNAFVATRPPGHHAEINRSMGFCLFNQAAIAARHAQKAYGAERVAIVDWDVHHGNGTQDIFYDDASVVYLSTHQMPLYPGTGALRETGKGNIFNAPLSVNDGSDHFREAFKTRILPALEEARADLIIISAGFDAHHRDPLAEINLTADDFDWATGKVMEIAGRTAGNRVVSLLEGGYDLVGLAESAAAHVMRLQRG, translated from the coding sequence ATGACCACGTTCTATTATTCCAATCCGATCTGTCTCGAACACGAGGTACCCGCCGGGCATCCCGAGCGGCCTGACCGGCTGCGCGCCCTTGAGGCCGTGTTCGAGCATGAGAATTTCAACCCGCTGGTGCGGCATCTGGCGCCGGAGGCTGCGGCGGAAACCGTGCTGACGGTTCATCCCGAGAACTATCTCGAGCGCATCCGCTCGACGATCCCCGAAAGCGGCATGGCGCGCATCGACGAGGACACGGTGGCGGGTCCGCGCGCTATGGAAGCTGCGCTGATTTCGGTCGGCGGCGCCATGGCGGCGGTTGATGCGGTGTTTGGCGGTCAGGCCGACAATGCCTTTGTGGCCACGCGCCCGCCTGGACACCATGCCGAGATAAACCGTTCCATGGGCTTCTGCCTGTTCAACCAGGCAGCCATCGCGGCGCGCCATGCCCAGAAGGCCTATGGCGCCGAGCGGGTGGCGATTGTCGACTGGGACGTGCATCACGGCAACGGCACCCAGGACATCTTCTATGACGACGCCAGCGTGGTGTATCTGTCGACCCACCAGATGCCGCTCTATCCCGGCACCGGCGCGCTGCGTGAGACCGGCAAGGGCAACATCTTCAACGCGCCGCTGTCGGTCAATGATGGCAGCGACCATTTCCGCGAGGCCTTCAAGACCCGCATCCTGCCGGCTCTTGAAGAGGCGCGGGCCGATCTGATCATCATTTCGGCCGGGTTTGACGCGCATCACCGCGATCCGCTGGCTGAAATCAATCTCACGGCCGATGATTTCGACTGGGCCACCGGCAAGGTGATGGAGATCGCGGGCCGCACCGCGGGCAACCGGGTCGTCAGCCTGCTTGAAGGCGGCTATGATCTTGTTGGCCTCGCCGAATCGGCGGCGGCCCATGTCATGCGCCTGCAGAGGGGTTGA
- a CDS encoding winged helix-turn-helix domain-containing protein, translated as MTIRLSNTAARRIFLARQGLSGSPAQALAKQDLLELIKAIGFVQVDSISTVERAHNQILFSRNQTFRKRHLAALLEQDRELFEHWTHDAAILPSAFYPYWKHKFIRNETTMRQRWTKWHGEDFDKAFGETYAHIVDNGAVLAREIKQSDHKSGGWWQWHPSKKALEYFWHTGKLAISARQNFQKVYDLSERVIPAGHLEAEVSHDQFIDWACRSALERLGFATHGEIAAFWDLVSPEEAKNWVAANREQLDEVEIECTGGIKPRAGYALAGLSSNPDDWPEPPGRVRVLSPFDPVLRDRNRAERLFGFRYRIEVFVPEAKREYGYYVFPLLEGDRIIGRIDMKADRKAGTLNVTRLWLEPGVRASAGRMSKLDAELARVARFAGVGEIVYAPGWNAG; from the coding sequence ATGACGATTCGGCTTTCAAACACAGCGGCCCGGCGGATCTTTCTGGCCAGGCAGGGGCTTTCCGGCTCTCCGGCCCAGGCCTTGGCCAAGCAGGATCTGCTGGAACTGATCAAGGCGATCGGTTTTGTCCAGGTCGACAGCATTTCCACGGTCGAACGCGCCCACAACCAGATCCTGTTTTCCCGCAACCAGACCTTCCGCAAACGTCATCTGGCCGCTTTGCTGGAACAGGACCGGGAACTGTTCGAGCACTGGACCCATGATGCGGCGATCCTGCCTTCGGCATTCTATCCCTATTGGAAGCACAAGTTCATTCGCAACGAAACAACCATGCGCCAGCGCTGGACCAAATGGCACGGCGAGGACTTCGACAAGGCATTTGGCGAGACCTATGCCCATATTGTTGACAACGGTGCCGTGCTTGCCCGCGAGATAAAGCAGTCAGACCATAAATCCGGCGGCTGGTGGCAATGGCACCCCTCCAAGAAAGCGCTTGAGTACTTCTGGCACACCGGCAAGCTGGCGATCAGCGCGCGGCAGAACTTCCAGAAAGTCTATGATCTGAGCGAGCGGGTCATTCCCGCCGGTCATCTTGAGGCCGAGGTCAGCCATGACCAGTTCATCGACTGGGCCTGCCGCAGTGCGCTCGAGCGGTTGGGGTTTGCCACCCATGGTGAAATCGCCGCCTTCTGGGATTTGGTGTCGCCCGAAGAGGCGAAAAACTGGGTCGCGGCCAACCGTGAGCAGCTTGATGAGGTCGAGATCGAATGCACCGGTGGCATCAAGCCGCGTGCCGGCTATGCGCTTGCGGGATTGTCGTCCAATCCCGATGACTGGCCCGAGCCGCCCGGCCGGGTCCGGGTGCTCAGCCCGTTCGATCCTGTTTTGCGGGACCGCAACCGGGCCGAACGCCTGTTCGGCTTCCGTTACCGTATCGAGGTTTTCGTACCGGAGGCAAAGCGCGAGTATGGCTACTATGTCTTTCCACTGCTTGAAGGGGACCGGATTATCGGCCGTATCGACATGAAGGCCGACCGCAAGGCAGGAACCCTCAACGTCACCCGGCTCTGGCTTGAACCCGGGGTGCGCGCGTCGGCCGGCCGCATGTCCAAACTCGATGCGGAGCTTGCCCGGGTGGCACGGTTTGCGGGTGTTGGGGAGATCGTCTACGCGCCGGGATGGAACGCTGGGTGA
- the ribB gene encoding 3,4-dihydroxy-2-butanone-4-phosphate synthase: MSYDQTRVVEAIRAMEAGEMVVVTDDGGRENEGDLIVAAVHCTPEKMAFIVRHSSGIVCTPMPREEAKRLNLPAMVADNDSAHTTAFTVSVDYKHGTTTGISADDRTLTARNLANPNAGASDFTRPGHIFPLVAREGGVLMRSGHTEAAVDLCKLAGLPPIAVICELVNDDGTVTRGEQVDAFSVKHGLKQVSVADLIAYRQRKETLIEHIDSFEVETVAGKAKAYSYKLPWDPMHHLAVVFGDIRDGVDVPVRLHLESVVDDVFSSEAPMTAIMQRMAKEGRGAIVYLREGSVGVGKQASRRSPIIEGEGHAEAQARDDEWLEIGLGAQILKDLGISSIKLYASRERHYVGLEGFGIQISSTEII, from the coding sequence ATGTCCTATGATCAAACCCGTGTTGTTGAAGCCATCCGCGCCATGGAAGCCGGCGAAATGGTTGTTGTCACCGATGATGGCGGCCGCGAGAATGAAGGCGACCTGATTGTCGCTGCTGTGCATTGCACGCCTGAGAAGATGGCCTTCATCGTGCGCCATTCATCGGGCATCGTCTGCACGCCGATGCCGCGCGAGGAAGCCAAGCGGCTGAACCTTCCGGCGATGGTCGCCGACAATGATTCGGCCCACACGACGGCGTTTACGGTTTCGGTCGACTACAAGCACGGCACCACCACCGGCATTTCCGCCGATGACCGGACGCTGACAGCGCGCAATCTTGCCAATCCCAATGCCGGCGCCAGCGACTTTACCCGCCCCGGCCACATCTTCCCGCTGGTGGCGCGGGAGGGCGGCGTGCTGATGCGCTCGGGCCATACCGAAGCCGCCGTGGACCTCTGCAAGCTCGCCGGTCTGCCGCCGATTGCGGTGATCTGCGAGCTGGTCAATGATGATGGAACCGTCACCCGCGGCGAGCAGGTGGACGCGTTTTCCGTCAAGCACGGCCTCAAGCAGGTGTCGGTGGCAGACCTCATCGCCTACCGCCAGCGCAAGGAAACATTGATCGAGCACATCGACAGCTTCGAGGTCGAGACCGTCGCGGGCAAGGCCAAGGCCTATTCCTACAAGCTGCCCTGGGATCCGATGCATCATCTGGCAGTTGTTTTCGGAGACATTCGCGACGGCGTCGATGTGCCGGTCAGGCTGCATCTCGAATCCGTGGTTGATGACGTGTTCTCCAGCGAAGCACCGATGACGGCGATCATGCAGCGCATGGCCAAGGAAGGGCGTGGCGCGATCGTCTATCTGCGCGAAGGCTCGGTTGGCGTCGGCAAGCAGGCTTCGCGGCGCAGCCCCATCATCGAAGGCGAAGGCCATGCCGAGGCCCAGGCGCGCGATGACGAATGGCTGGAAATCGGGCTTGGCGCGCAGATCCTGAAGGATCTCGGCATTTCCTCGATCAAGCTCTACGCTTCGCGTGAGCGCCACTATGTGGGGCTGGAAGGCTTCGGCATCCAGATCTCCTCGACCGAAATCATCTGA
- the aroC gene encoding chorismate synthase, translating to MSHNTFGHLFRVTTWGESHGPALGCVVDGCPPGLRFTQDSLQHWMDKRKPGQSRFVTQRREADLVKVLSGVMLEDDGTMVTTGTPVSMLIENTDQRSKDYSDIAKRYRPGHADFTYDVKYGVRDYRGGGRSSARETAARVAAGGLARLVVPGVNVRAALVQIGEHRINRDNWDWSVVDTNPFFAPDPEIVPVWEEYLDGIRKSGSSVGAVIEVVADNVPAGLGAPIYAKLDQDIAANLMSINAVKGVEIGNGFEAARISGEENADEMRIGEDGKPVFLSNNAGGILGGISTGQPVVARFAVKPTSSILNDRRSIDADGNEVDVRTKGRHDPCVGIRAVPIGEAMVACVIADHYLRDRGQTGRLD from the coding sequence ATGTCGCACAATACTTTCGGCCATCTGTTCCGCGTCACCACCTGGGGCGAAAGCCACGGGCCGGCATTGGGCTGCGTTGTGGACGGCTGCCCCCCCGGACTGCGGTTTACCCAGGACTCGCTGCAGCACTGGATGGACAAGCGCAAGCCGGGACAGTCCCGCTTCGTCACCCAGCGCCGCGAAGCCGACCTTGTGAAGGTGCTGTCGGGCGTCATGCTCGAGGATGACGGCACGATGGTGACAACCGGAACGCCGGTTTCAATGCTGATCGAGAACACCGACCAGCGCTCCAAGGACTACTCCGACATCGCCAAGCGCTACCGGCCCGGCCATGCCGATTTCACCTATGACGTCAAATACGGCGTGCGCGACTATCGCGGTGGCGGCCGCTCCTCGGCACGCGAGACCGCCGCCCGGGTGGCCGCGGGTGGCCTGGCGCGGCTGGTCGTTCCAGGTGTGAACGTGCGGGCGGCGCTGGTGCAGATCGGCGAACACAGGATCAACCGCGATAACTGGGACTGGTCGGTGGTCGACACCAATCCGTTCTTCGCGCCCGACCCGGAGATCGTTCCCGTCTGGGAAGAGTATCTCGACGGCATCCGCAAGTCGGGCTCTTCCGTCGGCGCGGTGATCGAGGTGGTGGCCGACAATGTGCCCGCCGGGCTCGGCGCGCCGATCTATGCCAAGCTTGATCAGGACATCGCCGCAAATCTGATGTCGATCAACGCGGTCAAGGGTGTCGAGATCGGCAACGGTTTCGAGGCCGCGCGGATTTCGGGCGAGGAAAATGCCGACGAGATGCGCATTGGCGAAGACGGCAAGCCCGTTTTCCTGTCCAACAATGCGGGCGGCATTCTGGGTGGGATATCCACCGGGCAGCCCGTTGTTGCCCGCTTTGCCGTCAAACCCACCTCATCCATTCTCAATGACCGGCGTTCGATCGACGCCGACGGCAATGAGGTGGATGTGCGAACCAAAGGCCGGCATGACCCCTGTGTGGGCATCCGCGCCGTCCCGATCGGCGAGGCCATGGTGGCCTGCGTGATCGCGGATCACTATCTGAGAGACCGCGGCCAGACCGGCCGCCTCGACTGA